The following are encoded together in the Methylomonas methanica MC09 genome:
- a CDS encoding VanZ family protein codes for MNSLELVHDRVSKHVLPLLLCYAFFIVYGSLVPLEFNNLSFDTALSRFKSIPWLNLGPYARADWIANILLYVPFSFLFCAQIHTRKEHSFVRLLKTTTVLIVSLVLAIGIEFLQQFFPPRTVSLNDLLAESIGSVAGIVIWSVFGWRIVSSLHNISHDRDSLDNVLVFYLLAYLLHALFPFDFITSFAELTNISTDKIAWTIRGSKGGLFYFGWSVTQVALSVPVGFFFFRWFKKHYLSPRLITALAFGFGLLIESIQIFLISGYFSGLAVITRFIGIVAGFQLFQRKTDLSWVLVYLRHYLGLLLFPYLAVLAYFNGWRINAGVSQEQLSDNIAHIKWLPFYYHYFQPETAALTSLLYVLMMYIPIGIAVYLLPKIIFRKLNLAVFTAFVLAVIMESGKLFFSVKHPDPTNAIIAAASGWLGFYWMNYFMANASGESRSDQVRFRDQGQSFGTTPKPEPQAVLVELDDPLEPVGWAYRVFGLLLIGFSIWQILEYPVFSITMFLGISAYIILLWKFPRFWLVAIPALVPVLDTTVSSGRLFFNEIDYFLLVTVAMGLFSGRWHISSIGVARFGRFFYLILFLLLISYSASLVQGMLPLPDLDDNALVNYYSRFNALRIVKGFVWAVMLLPLFAAEMNIVRAKRYFSVGILVGLTGVILISIWERIVFSGWANYDSEYRITASFSSMHTGGGHIDDYLMLTVPFILILVMGERIKLYKVAAAMGIFALSIYVVMVTFSRGPYIGLFVEMIVFTIVLVFKLKHIKSWSWSKVLYVPATLLLVAIVIIPVFQGKYIQERFSLVGKDYQIRKDHWQDAIDMMDDDLSVDVIGMGLGSYPRTYYWRNSENTLPATYQFQNGADGRFLKLWSGDSLYFEQKIAVVPRAQYKLLIDVRGNSGKSVLTVPICEKALLYSFNCVWQTFQIPAVAGEEWQHVEKTVDTKKFAAGDGFFNSLFRRPVKLSLYNGVRDTVIDIKSVHLLDADGNDLIQNSDFTDAMDHWFFSTDNHLPWHIKNIWVQVLFEQGWFGLIVFSCFVVYCLLVFGKGIAINDSYAAIGLISLSGFLVVGFVDSPFDEPRLTLLFYLICFVFLAGQNKAIRPSKG; via the coding sequence ATGAATAGTTTGGAGCTGGTGCACGACAGAGTCAGCAAACACGTTTTGCCGTTGCTACTTTGTTATGCCTTTTTTATCGTATACGGCAGTTTGGTGCCTTTGGAATTTAACAATTTAAGTTTCGATACAGCACTATCGCGCTTCAAATCCATACCCTGGTTAAACCTGGGCCCTTACGCAAGGGCCGATTGGATAGCCAATATACTGTTGTATGTTCCGTTTTCGTTTTTGTTTTGCGCGCAGATTCATACCCGAAAGGAACATTCGTTTGTAAGGCTGCTTAAGACAACGACAGTCTTGATCGTAAGCTTGGTACTGGCGATTGGCATCGAGTTTTTGCAACAGTTTTTTCCACCCCGTACCGTGTCGCTCAATGATTTACTGGCCGAGAGCATAGGGTCGGTTGCCGGGATAGTAATTTGGTCGGTTTTTGGTTGGCGTATCGTCAGTTCGTTGCATAACATTTCGCATGATCGAGATAGCCTTGATAATGTGTTGGTTTTTTATTTGCTTGCGTATCTATTGCACGCATTATTTCCATTTGATTTTATTACCTCGTTTGCCGAACTAACTAATATTTCTACAGATAAAATCGCATGGACTATTCGTGGTTCGAAAGGTGGTTTGTTTTATTTTGGATGGAGCGTAACGCAGGTTGCGCTCTCCGTACCCGTTGGATTTTTCTTTTTCCGTTGGTTCAAAAAACATTATCTCAGTCCGCGCTTGATAACGGCGTTAGCCTTTGGTTTTGGGTTGTTGATCGAATCGATACAGATATTTCTGATTTCCGGCTATTTTTCCGGCCTTGCAGTGATTACCCGCTTTATCGGCATTGTCGCCGGGTTTCAACTGTTTCAGCGCAAGACCGATTTATCATGGGTATTGGTCTATTTGAGGCACTATCTAGGGCTGTTGCTATTTCCGTATTTAGCGGTATTGGCCTACTTCAACGGCTGGAGAATTAACGCCGGAGTCAGTCAGGAGCAGTTGTCGGATAATATTGCACATATAAAGTGGTTGCCATTTTATTACCATTATTTTCAACCGGAGACGGCGGCTTTGACCAGCCTCTTATACGTGTTGATGATGTATATTCCCATCGGTATTGCAGTATATCTTTTACCGAAAATTATTTTTAGAAAACTAAATTTAGCGGTATTTACAGCCTTTGTATTAGCCGTAATAATGGAAAGCGGAAAGTTATTTTTCTCGGTGAAACACCCCGACCCTACCAATGCGATTATTGCAGCTGCATCCGGTTGGCTTGGGTTTTATTGGATGAATTATTTTATGGCGAATGCTTCGGGGGAAAGCCGGTCTGATCAGGTTCGTTTTCGCGATCAGGGCCAATCGTTCGGTACCACGCCCAAACCGGAACCGCAGGCCGTTCTGGTGGAATTGGATGATCCGCTAGAGCCAGTCGGATGGGCTTATCGGGTTTTCGGGCTCCTGTTAATCGGATTTTCCATCTGGCAGATTTTAGAATATCCGGTTTTCTCTATAACGATGTTTTTAGGGATATCGGCTTACATTATTTTATTATGGAAGTTCCCTCGTTTCTGGTTAGTGGCTATTCCCGCGTTGGTGCCTGTTCTGGATACTACTGTTTCATCGGGGCGATTATTTTTTAACGAAATTGATTATTTCCTATTGGTTACAGTTGCCATGGGTCTTTTTTCGGGACGATGGCATATATCCTCTATCGGAGTAGCCCGTTTCGGACGATTTTTCTACCTGATATTGTTTTTACTGCTTATCAGTTACTCGGCCAGTCTTGTGCAGGGGATGCTGCCATTGCCGGATTTGGACGATAACGCGCTTGTAAACTATTACAGTCGGTTCAATGCGTTGAGGATTGTCAAAGGCTTTGTTTGGGCGGTTATGTTATTGCCCTTGTTCGCGGCGGAAATGAATATTGTCAGAGCCAAAAGGTATTTTTCCGTCGGAATATTGGTCGGTCTGACAGGCGTTATTCTTATTTCGATTTGGGAGAGAATTGTTTTTTCCGGGTGGGCTAATTATGATTCCGAGTACCGCATAACTGCCAGCTTTTCCAGCATGCATACAGGCGGCGGGCATATTGACGACTATTTAATGTTGACCGTGCCATTTATATTGATTTTAGTTATGGGGGAGCGGATTAAACTATATAAGGTGGCCGCTGCAATGGGGATATTTGCACTATCGATATACGTGGTCATGGTGACCTTTTCCAGAGGTCCTTATATAGGGCTTTTTGTGGAAATGATCGTTTTTACGATTGTTCTTGTTTTTAAATTAAAACATATAAAAAGCTGGTCTTGGAGTAAGGTTTTATATGTCCCCGCGACTTTGTTGTTGGTGGCTATTGTAATTATTCCGGTTTTTCAAGGTAAGTATATTCAGGAGAGATTCAGTCTGGTCGGTAAAGATTATCAAATCAGGAAAGATCATTGGCAAGACGCAATCGACATGATGGATGATGACCTATCGGTGGATGTTATTGGAATGGGATTGGGCAGTTATCCCAGAACCTATTACTGGAGGAATTCGGAAAACACACTGCCGGCCACCTATCAATTTCAAAATGGAGCTGACGGACGATTCTTGAAGCTATGGTCTGGCGATTCGTTATATTTTGAGCAAAAAATTGCTGTCGTTCCACGCGCACAGTATAAATTGTTGATAGATGTTCGGGGTAACTCCGGTAAATCAGTGTTAACCGTTCCTATCTGCGAAAAGGCCTTACTCTATTCGTTCAACTGTGTGTGGCAAACATTTCAGATACCAGCGGTTGCCGGCGAAGAATGGCAACACGTGGAAAAGACGGTCGACACAAAAAAATTTGCCGCAGGCGATGGCTTTTTTAACAGCCTATTCAGGCGCCCGGTCAAATTGAGTTTATACAATGGTGTCAGAGACACCGTGATCGATATAAAATCCGTGCATTTACTTGATGCAGACGGCAACGACCTTATTCAAAATAGCGATTTTACTGACGCCATGGATCACTGGTTTTTTTCTACAGACAACCATTTACCTTGGCATATAAAGAATATTTGGGTGCAAGTCTTATTTGAACAAGGATGGTTTGGTCTTATTGTTTTTAGCTGTTTTGTCGTTTATTGCCTATTGGTTTTTGGCAAAGGCATAGCCATTAACGATAGTTACGCTGCTATTGGCCTAATAAGTTTGTCCGGATTTCTTGTGGTCGGATTTGTCGATAGCCCATTCGATGAACCGAGACTGACGCTACTGTTTTATTTGATTTGTTTTGTTTTCTTAGCCGGTCAAAATAAAGCCATTCGCCCATCTAAGGGTTAA
- the rapA gene encoding RNA polymerase-associated protein RapA: MNDFIPGQRWISNTESELGLGMILEAEFNRVTVLFLATGDKRVYARDNAPLTRVQFVEGDKVESTEYCKITVQQVQQHNGLLSYFGLDEEGRLQQIDEMELNHHIQFNKPQDRLFTGQFDPSAWFSLRYETWRRQQQHQQSAVKGLQGARAALIPHQLYIAHQAANRIAPRIMLADEVGLGKTIEAGLILQHRLINGLSQRVLILVPEALMYQWLVEMIRRFNLRFSLLDETRCMACQEDNDNPFSTEQWVLCSQQFFADFPERQAQALDAGWDMVVVDEAHHLEWSEASPSADYLFVERLANSVDGLILLTATPEQLGKESHFARLRLLDPDRFYSFRQFVAEESQFAPVAELANRLISAQALTADEQARLKSLLQYDNVEALLQQFNAQPTDANVREELIKLLLDHHGTGRILFRNSRHTVQGFPDRQRYGYPLQGEPGTDLAGSPYFVWLVDKLKALGDEKALLICQRAETVIQLEQLLRQHLGHVAAVFHEGMSIVERDRAAAFFADDDSRAQVLLCSEIGSEGRNFQFVRHLILFDLPHNPDLLQQRIGRLDRIGQKQVIQIHIPYLENSPQHLLFRWYEEGLDAFRHNCSAAGQVAKQLDTRLKVLLADQDQADIDDFITETRALTGKIEAELQNGRDQLLELNSCRPVEAAELIQQLKTIENDGSLWPYMEALFDCYGVDVEYHSKDCHILWPSENLRIAHFPMLQDDGLTVTVDRDIALAREDMQFLTQEHPMVLSAMDLVLSSETGNAAVSVIKQPKLKAGQFLLELLFVVECSAPAELQIGRFLPHTPLRILIDQNKKDLTAVIPHDSMLDTPESIDKEQISQFLSSQRQHIQDMINVGEQNAKTLMQDLIAESNNRMIAALTGEIKRMVRLKKINPGIKDQEIQQLKEMTMLAHESIQDAQLRLDAVRFVITS, translated from the coding sequence ATGAACGATTTTATTCCCGGCCAACGCTGGATTAGCAATACCGAGTCGGAACTCGGTTTAGGTATGATTTTAGAGGCGGAATTTAACCGCGTTACGGTATTGTTTCTTGCCACTGGCGACAAGCGGGTTTATGCGCGGGACAATGCGCCGTTGACCCGCGTACAGTTTGTTGAAGGCGATAAGGTTGAATCCACCGAATATTGCAAAATTACCGTACAACAAGTGCAGCAACACAATGGATTGTTGAGTTATTTCGGGTTGGATGAGGAGGGCCGGCTTCAACAAATCGATGAAATGGAATTGAATCATCACATTCAGTTCAATAAGCCGCAAGACCGTTTGTTTACCGGACAGTTCGATCCCAGCGCCTGGTTTAGTTTGCGCTATGAAACCTGGCGGCGTCAGCAACAGCATCAACAATCTGCGGTCAAGGGTTTGCAGGGCGCGCGGGCCGCTTTGATACCGCATCAGTTATACATTGCCCATCAAGCCGCCAACCGCATTGCCCCCCGGATTATGCTGGCCGACGAGGTGGGATTGGGCAAAACCATCGAAGCGGGTTTGATTCTGCAACACCGCTTGATTAATGGCTTGAGTCAGCGTGTTTTGATTCTAGTCCCGGAAGCCCTGATGTATCAATGGTTGGTGGAGATGATCCGCCGCTTCAACCTACGCTTCAGCCTGTTGGACGAAACTCGTTGTATGGCGTGTCAGGAGGATAATGACAATCCATTTTCGACTGAACAATGGGTGCTGTGCAGCCAGCAGTTTTTTGCCGACTTTCCAGAGCGCCAGGCACAAGCTTTGGATGCCGGCTGGGATATGGTGGTGGTCGATGAGGCCCACCATCTGGAATGGAGCGAAGCGTCGCCCAGCGCGGACTACCTGTTTGTCGAACGACTGGCCAATAGCGTTGATGGCTTGATTTTACTGACGGCGACGCCGGAGCAATTAGGTAAGGAAAGCCATTTCGCCCGCTTACGCTTGCTTGATCCGGACCGTTTTTACAGTTTCCGGCAATTTGTCGCGGAAGAAAGTCAATTTGCCCCCGTGGCCGAGTTGGCCAACCGCTTGATCTCGGCTCAAGCATTGACTGCGGACGAGCAGGCGCGGCTGAAGAGTTTGTTGCAGTATGACAATGTCGAAGCTCTGCTGCAACAATTCAACGCACAGCCGACAGATGCCAACGTGCGGGAAGAATTGATCAAGTTGCTATTGGATCATCATGGCACGGGGCGGATCTTGTTCAGAAATTCCAGACATACCGTGCAAGGCTTTCCTGACCGTCAACGGTACGGCTATCCGTTACAGGGCGAACCGGGCACCGATTTGGCAGGCAGTCCGTACTTCGTGTGGTTGGTGGATAAGTTAAAGGCATTGGGTGACGAAAAGGCTTTGTTGATTTGTCAACGCGCTGAGACGGTGATTCAGCTGGAACAATTATTGCGCCAACATTTGGGGCATGTAGCGGCAGTGTTTCACGAAGGCATGAGTATCGTCGAGCGGGACCGGGCCGCGGCATTTTTTGCCGATGACGACAGCCGGGCGCAAGTATTGCTGTGTTCGGAAATCGGTAGCGAGGGTCGAAATTTCCAATTCGTCCGGCATTTGATTTTGTTCGATTTACCGCATAACCCGGACTTGCTGCAACAACGGATCGGCCGGCTGGACCGAATCGGCCAAAAACAGGTGATTCAAATCCACATTCCCTATTTAGAAAATAGTCCGCAGCATTTGTTATTTCGCTGGTACGAAGAAGGTTTGGATGCCTTTAGGCATAATTGCTCCGCGGCCGGTCAGGTGGCCAAGCAGTTGGATACTCGGCTTAAGGTGTTATTGGCTGACCAGGATCAGGCCGATATCGATGATTTCATAACCGAGACCAGAGCCCTCACTGGGAAAATCGAAGCTGAATTGCAAAATGGCCGAGACCAGTTATTGGAACTGAACTCCTGCCGCCCGGTGGAAGCGGCCGAACTGATACAGCAACTGAAAACCATCGAAAACGACGGCAGTTTATGGCCTTACATGGAAGCTCTGTTCGACTGTTATGGGGTGGATGTTGAGTATCATTCCAAGGATTGCCATATTCTATGGCCGAGCGAGAATTTGCGTATCGCGCATTTCCCCATGTTGCAGGACGACGGCTTGACCGTTACCGTGGATAGGGATATTGCGTTGGCACGGGAAGACATGCAGTTTTTGACGCAGGAACATCCCATGGTGCTGTCGGCCATGGACTTGGTGTTGTCCAGTGAAACCGGCAATGCGGCGGTCAGTGTTATTAAGCAGCCTAAGTTGAAAGCGGGGCAATTTTTATTGGAATTATTATTCGTGGTGGAATGCAGCGCGCCGGCGGAATTGCAGATCGGTCGTTTTTTACCGCATACGCCGCTCAGAATTTTGATCGACCAGAATAAAAAGGATTTAACCGCTGTCATTCCGCACGATTCCATGCTCGATACCCCGGAGAGTATCGATAAGGAGCAGATCAGCCAGTTCTTGAGCAGTCAGCGTCAACATATACAAGATATGATTAACGTTGGCGAACAAAACGCCAAAACGTTGATGCAAGACTTGATCGCCGAAAGCAACAACCGTATGATTGCGGCCTTAACCGGTGAGATCAAGCGCATGGTCAGGTTGAAAAAAATCAATCCGGGTATCAAGGATCAGGAAATTCAACAATTAAAGGAAATGACCATGCTGGCGCACGAAAGCATCCAGGATGCCCAATTAAGGCTGGATGCTGTGCGTTTTGTCATCACCAGTTAA